The genomic window CCGACCAGTTGGCGCGCATCGCCACCATCCGCGCCCAGCTCCTGGCGCCGGTGCTGCTGGTGATCATGTTCCTGGGCGCGTTCATGGCGCGACGCCACATCGCCGACATCGTGCTGTTCCTGTTCTTCGGGCTGCTGGGCTGGACCATGAAGCGGCAGGGCTGGCCGCGGCCGCCCCTCATCATCGGCTTCGTGCTCGGCTCCACCGTGGAGAAGTACCTCTACATCTCGATCCTGACCTACGGCTGGGCCTGGATGGCGCGCCCCTGGGTGATCGTGCTGGCCCTGCTCATCGTCGCCGCGCTGGCCGCGCCGGCGATCCGGCAGTACCGCGACCGGGTCGCCGCCCGCGCCAACCCCTGACCTCCATGCAAAAGGCCGTCTCCCTGCTGTTCGACGCGTTCTTCCTGGTGCTCCTGGCCGCGGCCGTGGCCACGGCTTGGCGATGGCCCTTCGCCACCAAACTCTTTCCGCTGACCATCGCCATTCCGGTGCTCGTAGTCGCCGCCGCGCAGTTCACCAAGGACGCATTTTTCAAGGGCAGCGCGGACGAGGACGAGGAGCCGCGCGAACGCATCCGCGACATCGAGGTGGACCGCTCCGTGCCCACCCGTCTCGTGGTGCAGCGGGCGGGAACCTTCTATCTGTGCGCCCTGGGCTTCCTGGCGGCGATCCTGCTCATCGGCTTCAAGCTGTCGGTGCCGCTGTTCATGTTGTTCTATTTCCGGCGCTTCAGCCGCGCGGGGTGGATCGTCACACTAATCCTGACAGGGCTCTTGACGGGATTGGTGCTCGGCCTGTTCGACGCCGTCCTCCACGTCGGATGGCCGGACAATCTGCTCGACCATGTGCTCGGGCGATGGGCGGCATGAGATGGCGTCCTTCGACCGACCCAGAAACCGCGGCCCTTCGTTGACATTTCTCGCGACCCACGCGTATAGGAAAGAACGAATCAAATCGTGACACGGCTGAAACCAACCATCGAACGAACCGGGAGGGTTCCCTCATGAAGACGAAATCGACCTGGACATGGCTGACCTTGACTTTAGCGTGCGTCGCGCTCTTCGCCGCCCAGGCAGGCGCGGCGGAAAACGCCGCGGACTTCTTCAAGGGCAAGCGCATGACGATGCTCGTGCAGTACTCGCCCGGCGGCACCTTCGACATTCGCGCCCGCTGGATGGCGCGGCACCTGCCCGCGGTCACCGGCGCCAAGACCATCGTGCGCAACCTGCCGGGCGGCGGCGGGGTCGCCGGCTACAACAGGCTGTTCCGGCTGCCGCCGGATGGGCTGACGCTGCTCACGGCGCACACCAAGCTGGTGGCCTTCGACCTGTTCGGCCGCAAGGGAGTGAAGTACGACTACGACAAGTTCGGTTATCTGGGGCGGGTCATCCGCACCAACACCGCCCTGCTGGTGCGCAAGGACCTGCCGTCGGACATCGAGGGCCTGCGCAAGCTCAAGCGCATCCGCATCGGCGCTTCCTCCCCCTTCAACGAGGGAATGATCGCCGAGATGTTCGACCTGCCCGTCACCATCGTGCCGGGCTACGGCGGCTCCTCGGAGCGCATGGCGGCGATCGCGCGCGGAGAGCTCGACGCCACCACCGCTTCCATATCCACGGGCCTGAGATTCAAGGACCGGGTCAACATCGCGTTCGCCTTCGTCAAGGACAAGCGCGCGCCGGACGTGCCCTCGCTGGCGGACCTGGGCGCGAAGGAGCCGTGGCGCAGCTACGCCCTGTCTTTCTCGGACATCTTCGGTACGGTCGTCGCCTCCCCCGGCGTGCCCGAGGCGCGGCAGCAATTCCTGAGCGCCGCGCTCAAGAAGATCACGGGACTGGAGAAGGCGCAGAAGGAAGCCGCCAAGATGAAGCTCGTGGTGGAGTGGACGGGGCCCGATGATCTCAAGAAGACGCTGAAACCGTTCCTGGACCTCAACGCCGAGACCACCAAGCAGCTCAAGCACGTCATCGAGCGGAAATACGTGGGCAAACTGAAGTAGGGGCGGGGCTCGCAACATTCGGAGCAGAACCATGGAGATCAAGTTCGGGCTGATCAGCGCGGATTCCCACAGCGGCTTCGACCGCGACGCGTTCACCTCGCGCATGTCCGCGGCCAAGTGGGGCGAGCGCATCCCGCAGGTGCGGGAAGTGGAGGAAAAGGGCCGGAAGGTGGACCGTTGGTGCGTCTACGGCAAGCCCCGGGGCGACCACGTAGGCAACTGCCCGGCGCTCATGGGCGACCCCTTTCCCACCTACCCGCAGCACTGGGACGAGATGCCCGTGATGGCGTACGACCCGGCGGAGCGGCTCAAGGCGCTGGACGCCGACGGCGTCGATGCCGAGGTGCTGTTCCCCAACCCTCCGGGCGGCACGTTCTTCGAGTACGGAGACGCCGAATTCGAGCTGGACGTGGTACGCGCCTACAACGACTCCCTGGCGCGGTGGACCACGGTCAGCGACCGCTACTTCCCGGTGACCATCATCCCGTACCTGAGCGACCCCGGGACCATCCGGCGCGAGATCGAACGGGCCACCGCGGCCGGGCACCGCGGCATCAACCTGCAGGGCGAGACGCCGGGCTCGCTGCCCCATCTCACCGATCCCTACTGGGACCCCATGTGGGATGCGTGCCAGAGCCTGGATGTGCCGGTGCACTTCCACGGCTCCTGCGGCCTCATGGCGGGCCGTTCCACGCGCTTCTGGAGCGGCTACTCCCCGCGGCAGGGGCACGCGGCCATGACCGCCACCTCCGCGACGACACCGGCGCAGATCATTCCGCACCTCGTCTTCAGCGGCGTCACCGAGCGCTTCCCGCGCCTCAAGTTCGTATTCGCCGAAGCCGGCATCGGCGGCCTCAACTATGTGCTGGCCGCCTGCGACCACGAATGGGAAACGCGCCACCTGTGGACCGAGGGGTTGGGCACGCGTCCGAGCGAGGTGGTGCGGCGGCAGATGTTCACCAACTTCTGGTTCGAGAACGAGGGCATCAAGCTGAGCCACGACATCGGCATCGACAACCTCATGTGGGAATCGGACTTCCCGCACGTGACCGCCTTCTACCCGCGTTCCTGGGAAGCGGTGGAAGACGTGCTCCAGGGGTTCTCCGCCGAAGACCGCCGCAAACTGCTCTACGAGAACGCCGTCCGCGTATACCGCATGGACGCGGTGCCGCGCGCGGCCGAGCGCGGCGCCCAACCCGTGGAAGCGCGCGCGTGAGCCAGGGCCGCGACTTCGTCAGCGTCGACGACCACGTCCAGGAGCCGCCCGACCTGTGGACCAGCCGGCTCTCCCGGAGCCGTTTCGGCGACCGCGTCCCGCACGTCGTACGCGACGCCGACGGCGCCGAGCGCTGGGTGGCGGACGGTCAGCCGCTCCTCGACGGCAAGGTCGCCGCCGCCGGGGCGCTCATGCCCGACCGGAACCGGGAACCCCGATGCTGGGAGGAAGTGCCCTCCGCGGCTTGGTCGCCCCAAGAGCGTCTCAAGGCCATGGACGCCGCGGGCATCGCCTATTCCGTGCTCTTCCCCACCGTCGCCGGCATGGCCGGAGAAGCCTTCGGCCGGCTCGACGACCCGGAGCTCGAGAGCGCCTGCGTCCAGGCCTACAACGACTGGCTGCTGGAAGAGTGGG from Deltaproteobacteria bacterium includes these protein-coding regions:
- a CDS encoding tripartite tricarboxylate transporter TctB family protein codes for the protein MQKAVSLLFDAFFLVLLAAAVATAWRWPFATKLFPLTIAIPVLVVAAAQFTKDAFFKGSADEDEEPRERIRDIEVDRSVPTRLVVQRAGTFYLCALGFLAAILLIGFKLSVPLFMLFYFRRFSRAGWIVTLILTGLLTGLVLGLFDAVLHVGWPDNLLDHVLGRWAA
- a CDS encoding tripartite tricarboxylate transporter substrate-binding protein → MKTKSTWTWLTLTLACVALFAAQAGAAENAADFFKGKRMTMLVQYSPGGTFDIRARWMARHLPAVTGAKTIVRNLPGGGGVAGYNRLFRLPPDGLTLLTAHTKLVAFDLFGRKGVKYDYDKFGYLGRVIRTNTALLVRKDLPSDIEGLRKLKRIRIGASSPFNEGMIAEMFDLPVTIVPGYGGSSERMAAIARGELDATTASISTGLRFKDRVNIAFAFVKDKRAPDVPSLADLGAKEPWRSYALSFSDIFGTVVASPGVPEARQQFLSAALKKITGLEKAQKEAAKMKLVVEWTGPDDLKKTLKPFLDLNAETTKQLKHVIERKYVGKLK
- a CDS encoding amidohydrolase family protein, with amino-acid sequence MEIKFGLISADSHSGFDRDAFTSRMSAAKWGERIPQVREVEEKGRKVDRWCVYGKPRGDHVGNCPALMGDPFPTYPQHWDEMPVMAYDPAERLKALDADGVDAEVLFPNPPGGTFFEYGDAEFELDVVRAYNDSLARWTTVSDRYFPVTIIPYLSDPGTIRREIERATAAGHRGINLQGETPGSLPHLTDPYWDPMWDACQSLDVPVHFHGSCGLMAGRSTRFWSGYSPRQGHAAMTATSATTPAQIIPHLVFSGVTERFPRLKFVFAEAGIGGLNYVLAACDHEWETRHLWTEGLGTRPSEVVRRQMFTNFWFENEGIKLSHDIGIDNLMWESDFPHVTAFYPRSWEAVEDVLQGFSAEDRRKLLYENAVRVYRMDAVPRAAERGAQPVEARA